A stretch of the Candidatus Neomarinimicrobiota bacterium genome encodes the following:
- a CDS encoding MerR family transcriptional regulator, with product MPGSKRQLPLYTLSVASQLSGVSTHSIRQYIDKGVIIPFKTESARHLFSDVDVIRLKSIKNDIQVHGLNMAGIKRAMAQTPCWLIKGCTKEEQNNCDAFKSYDQPCWAVEKKSGDCQDLNCHDCDVYGVVDRFDHLKDMFKTMAKIEFHQS from the coding sequence ATGCCCGGTAGTAAAAGACAATTACCCCTGTACACACTAAGTGTGGCCTCACAGCTCTCAGGTGTGTCCACACATTCAATTCGGCAATATATCGATAAGGGCGTGATCATCCCCTTTAAGACTGAATCCGCGAGACATTTATTTTCAGATGTTGATGTTATACGTCTTAAAAGCATTAAGAATGATATACAGGTTCACGGCTTGAATATGGCGGGTATTAAACGAGCCATGGCCCAGACTCCCTGCTGGTTAATCAAAGGATGCACCAAGGAAGAGCAGAATAATTGTGATGCATTCAAAAGCTATGATCAACCGTGCTGGGCAGTAGAGAAAAAGAGTGGGGATTGTCAGGATTTAAATTGCCATGATTGTGACGTATACGGGGTGGTGGATCGTTTTGATCACTTAAAAGACATGTTTAAAACCATGGCTAAAATAGAATTTCATCAGAGTTGA